Within Limnohabitans sp. 2KL-27, the genomic segment CTGGCCATGGAAGAACTGTTCAGGGGCACGCTCAGCCAGACCTCGGTTTACCCGCGTGAGGTGGTCATGCGGGCCTTGCACCATCAGGCGGCTGCCGTGGTGCTCAGCCACAACCACCCCAGCGGCTCGGTCCAGCCCAGCCGCGCCGACGAACACCTGACCCAGACCCTGAAAGCAGCATTGGCCCTTGTGGACGTGCGCGTGCTGGACCACATCATCGTGGGGCAGGGGCAGGCCCTGTCGATGGCGGAGCGTGGCCTGTTGTAACCCCTTCCCCTTTGTGGTGGCGAGCCCCTGCTCACGAATGGCTTGTCAGGGCCGCACACCCCATTTGGCAGCAGGGGCGGCCTCCCACAAGACAGGGACAAAGGCGGCGCAGCCGCTAAACTCCTTGTTTTTCCCCAATCCTGACGGCCATGTCCCATTACCACCTCTACGCCATTGGCAACGCCTTGGTCGATACCGAATACGAAGTCTCTGACGATCTGCTGAGCACCATGGGCGTGAGCAAGCGACACATGACGCTGATCGACACCACCCAACGCGCCCAACTGCTGACCCACGTGCAAGGCCTGCACGCCCGGCGCACTGGCGGCGGCTCGGCGGGCAACACCGTGGTGGCGCTGGCCCAATTGGGCGGCAAAGCCTTTTATTCGTGCCGCGTGGCCGACGACGAGCTGGGGGCCTACTACACACAAGACCTGCAGGCCAATGGCGTGGCCACCAACCTCACCCACACCCGCCCCACTGAAGGCCAAACCGGCAGCTGCATGGTGCTGGTCACACCCGATGCCGAGCGCAGCATGTGCACATTTCTGGGGGCCACCTCGCAGCTTGACGCCAAGGCCCTGCACCCGCAAGACATTGCCAAGTCCAAAATTTATTACATGGAAGGCTATTTGGCTGCATCGCCCACAGGGCTCGAGGCGGCCGTCCAAGGCCGCCAAATCGCCATCGATCACCAGGTGCACACCGCCCTGACCCTAAGCGACGTGAGCATGATCAACTTCTGCCGCGCAGGCCTAGAAGCCATGATCGGCGACGGTCTGGACTATTTGTTTGCCAACGAAGAGGAAGCACAAAACTGGTGCGGCAGCACCGACCTGGACGCCATCATTGGCCAGCTGTCGGCTTTGGCCACCACGGTTTGCCTGACGCGGGGCCCCAAAGGCTGCATTGTTGTGCAAGGCCAGCAGCGCATCGAAGTGCCCGCCGTGCCCACCCAAGCGGTGGACACCAATGGTGCGGGCGACATGTTTGCCGGTGCTTTTTTGTATGGCATCACGCATGGCCAAAGCCCGGCGCAAGCCGCAGCGCTGGCCAACCGCGCCGCCGCTGCCGTGGTCAGCCAGCACGGCAACCGTTTGACCGCGGCGCGACTGCAAGGCATTGCCGCAGAAGCAGCAAAAGCCTAAGTCTGGATCAGACCATCCACCACCTGGATGGTCTTGTCGCAGCGCCTGCCCAGCTCGGGGTTGTGCGTGACCAGCAGCACGGTGGTGCCCTGCTCTTGGTTGATGCGGCGCAGCAGCGCAAACACGGCATCTGCACTTTGGGTGTCCAGGTTGCCGGTGGGCTCATCGGCCAAGAGTAAGGCCGGGTTCATGGCCAAGGCCCGCGCCAAAGACACACGCTGCTGCTGCCCGCCGCTCATGTTGTTGGCCATGTTGTTTTTCCAGGGCTTGAGGCCCACGCTCTCCAGCAGGGCTTCGGCACGCTCACGCATGTCGGGGTTAGGAAAACCCGCCGCGCCCAGCAGGGGCATCATCACGTTCTCGAGTGCGGTAAAGGCCGAAATCAGGTGGTGGTACTGGAACACAAAACCAATGTGGTGCCCGCGCAGGCGCGTCAGGGCTTGGTCGGCCAGCAGCGTGGTTTCTTCGCCCGCCATCTGCAGCAAGCCCGAGGTGGGACGGTCCAGCAATCCCATGATGTTGAGCAAGGTGCTCTTGCCCGAGCCCGAGGGCCCCATCACCGCACAAAAGTCGCCCCGGTGCAGCGTCAGGTCGATGCCGTGCAGCACCTCGGTCTCGATGCCGGTGCCCACATTGAAGGCCTTGCGCACGCCTTGCAAGCGCACCACCACATCCGCGCTAGCCATGGATCGCCTCCACCGGGTCCAAACGGGCCGCCCGCAAGGCCGGTGCATAAGCCGCGACCAAGCCCGTCACCGTGGCGAGCCCCAGAGCCACCGCAAACAGCACCGGGTCCAGCACCAGCGGAAACAGGGCCGTTCCATCGGCATTCAAGGCCAGGTGCTGCCAAAGCACCAGCCCCAAAGCGCCCACCCCGCAGCCCAGCACCGCCCCACCCCAGCCCAGCAAACCGCCTTGCAGCAAAAACACGCGCAGCACCTGACCACGTGAAATGCCCATGGCCCGCAGGATGCCGATCTCGCGCGACTTTTGCACCACCGACACCACCAGCACACTGGCAATGCCAAAGGCCACAGACAGGCCCACAAAAAAACGGATCGCTGTGTTGGCCGTGCTCTGCGCACTGACGGCAGCAAAAAACTGCGCTCCGGTTTTGATCCAGCTGTCGGCCTGCACCCCGGTGGCCGCCTGAATGCGCTGGGCGACGACTTCGGCCGCATACACATCGCGCACCGTGACATCGATGCTGGTTACCCCGCCCAACAAACCCAGCAGACTTTGCGCGGTGCGCAGCGCCACAAAGGTGCTGCGCTGGTTGGCCCCCTTGTTGCCCAGGTCAAACACGCCGCTGATGGTCAAGCTGGTGGCCTCGCCTGCGGCATTGGCCACGCGCAGCTTGTCACCCACATCCACGCCCAAGTCGCTGGCCAAATCGGTGCCGATCAGCATGTCCTGCCCCGTCAAGCGCGCCGTGCCCCGCACAATTTTGTCGGGCAGCTTGACGATTTGGAAATACCCCTCGGGCTCCACCCCCGTGAGGCTGATGGCGCGGCTGGCACTGCCGCGCACTGCCAGCGCCGAACCGCCGACCACGGGCGAGACCACGCTCACATCGGCCATGTCGCGCACCGTGGTGAGCAAGGATTGCCATTGGTCAATCGACTTGAGCCTTTGCAAAGGTGGCTGCTCAATGACGGCATCCACCTCGCCAGGCATGACCTGGTGCAAAGTGCGCGTGACCTCTTTGGGGGGCAAAAGCTGAATGTGCGCCTGCCCCGACAAGACCCGCGCAATGAAGTTGCCCTGCAAGCCGGCCAGCAGCGCCGACATGAACACGATCACGCCCACCCCAATGGCCACGCCGACCAAAATGAACACCGTCTGCATCCGGCCTTCGCGCAAAAATCGGATCGCCACAATCCATTCAAACGGCACCCAGGTCTTGAACATGCTTCGCCCCGCTCAAAACCGCGTTCGCACACGCTGGCCTTCGCGCAAAGCCGCGGGCAAGGCGATCACGGCATCGCCCTCGCGCAGACCCTCCAGCACCTCCACCCACACACCCCCCCGCAAACCCAGTCGCACCGGGCGGCGCACCGCATGGCCAGCCTGCAGAAGCCACACCCAAGGCGATGCCCCGCTGATTTCGTTGACATGGCCCACCTGCAGCGCCAGCACCTGTGGCTTGCGTGCCACCACCAAGTCCACCGACACGGTCATGTCCTGCTTGAGGTTGTGCTGGGGCTCCAGCAGATCCAGCTTGATTTCTACCGCGCCGGTCTGGGCGTTGATGCCGGGGTTGATGTAGCCCACTTGGGCCTTGAATGGCTGCTGCGGATAGGCATCGGCCGAGGCCAGCGCCTGCTGCCCAAGCGCCATCAGGCGCAGGTTTTTTTCATCGATCTGCACCACCAACTGCATGGCCCCTTCAGGCGACAAAGTCATCAAGACCTTGCCCGCCTGGACCACATCCCCAACCTCCACGTGACGGCCTATGAGCTGCCCATTCGCAGGTGCTTGGATGACCGCGTAGCGGACCTTGGCGTTGACGATTTCTGCATTGGCCTGTGCCTCAGTCACAGCCCCTAGGGCCAGGCTGTGCTCAGCGCCACCGGCCCGGGTCGATGTCACTTGTTTCTGAGCGGCCAACACTTGGGCATCGGCCAGCGCCAAAGCCTTGCGCGACTCGTCCAGCGCAGCCTGACCGATGAAGCCTTGCTCAAACAAAGCGCCATTGCGCTGCCAACTGGCCTGCGCCGTGTCCAGACTGGCCTGTGCCTGGCGCAGCGTCTGCAGCACCACTGGCCCCTGCAGCTCAACCAGCTGCCGCAGCCGGTTCTGCGCCTGCACCACGGCCTGCTGGGCCTGCCGCCGGGCAGACTGCAGCTCGGTGCCGACCAATTCAATCAACACATCGCCCGCCTTCACGGTTTGCCCTTCGGTCACAGGGACACGCGCCACGGTGCCGGTGATCTGCGCGCCAATGTTCACCCGGTGCGGTGTCTCGACGCGGCCACTGGCCACCACCGTTTGCAGCAAATCACGGCGCTGCACGGTCTCGGTCTGCACCAGAGGTCCCATCCACCAGCGCAGCAAGGCAGCGCCCAGAAACAGGACCAGCAAACCCCACAACAATTGACCGCCATGTTGGCGAAGCAAGGTCCAAACAGCATTCATGCGGACCATTGTGAGGATCGGTGCGGTTCACACCCATGATCCAAGTCAAGATCGGCCCATGTGCAGGCTGCATGTCAGGCAACTGAGCAACAATGCGGCTTGTGTGCTCTTTCTACCCTTTTGATCCCCATGAAAAAAATACTGCTTTTGGGTTCTGGTGAACTTGGCAAAGAATTCGTCATCAGCGCCAAGCGCCTGGGCTGCCATGTGATGGCCTGCGACAGCTATGCGGGAGCGCCTGCCATGCAAGTGGCCGACGAGTTTTGCGTGTTCAGCATGCTCGACGAAGCGCCGCTGCGCGCGGCCATTGCCCAATACCAACCTGATTTGATCGTGCCCGAGATCGAAGCCATCCGCACCGAGGTGCTGCTCGATGTTGAAAAAGCAGGCTTTGAAGTCATCCCCAGCGCCCGTGCCGCCAACCTGACCATGAACCGCGACCGCATCCGCGATGTGGCCGTGAGCCTGGGCGTGCGCACCGCGAAATTCAGCTACGCCGACTCGGCCGCCGAACTGCTGACCCGTGCCACCGAGATCGGTTTTCCGGTCGTCATCAAGCCCGTGATGAGCTCATCGGGCAAAGGCCAAAGCGTGGCCCAAACCGCCGCCGATGTGCAAGCCAGCTGGGATTACGCTTGCGCAGGCATGCGTGGCGACCGCCAAAAAGTCATCGTCGAAGAATTCATCCACTTCGAGTTTGAAATCACCCTGCTCACCGTGCGCCAGCGCAAGGACCCCACGCTGTTTTGCCCACCCATCGGGCACGTGCAAGAGCGCGGCGACTACCAATACAGCTGGCAGCCTCAGGGCATGAAGCCCGAGCAAATCAAAGCCGCACAAGACATGGCCGAAAAAGTCACCACCGATCTGGGGGGTGCTGGCCTGTTTGGGGTGGAGTTTTTCGTGACGAAAGACGAGGTGATCTTCAGCGAGCTGAGCCCCCGGCCGCACGACACCGGCATGGTCACCCTCACCAGCCAGAACCTGAGCGAGTTCGATCTGCACGCCCGCGCCATTTTGGGCCTGCCGATCCCGGCCATTGCGTGTGTGGAAGGCGCCAGCGCTGTGGTGTTGGCCGACAAGGACGGGACTGACCCGACCTACACGGGCGTGGCCCAAGCCCTGAGCGAGCCAGGCGTGGACGTGCGCATCTTCGGCAAACCCACCACCCGCCCCTACCGCCGCATGGCGGTGGCGCTGGCCCAAGGGCCCAATGCGCTGCAACGCGCACGGGATGCGGCGGGCAAGATCAAGGTGGTGGTTTAAGCGCGCCTGCCTTCGACCACCATGGATACCCGCATGCGCGGGTATGACAAATCTCCTGTTACCCCCGACTTGATCGGGGGTCCATGCCTGCCGCCTTCGACTGCCATGGATACCCACATGCGCGGGTATGACTTATGGGGACACAGGTATGACCATCACTTGTCACTCTGGATCAGGTCGGCGATTCATAGCGACCAGCAGCGCCATCATGAACAAGAAGAAATGACTTTCTCTTGAACTGAACAAAGGCGAATTGATCATGCTGTCCACCAGCAAAATGCTGGTCAGGGACACCAGTAACACCTTGGCCTGGGCATGGTCAGAGCGCATAGCCACCCTGTAAAGCGACAGCAGCAGCGCCGCGTACAACAGCACCCCGATCAGGCCATGATCCGCACCAAAGAACAAAAACTGGTTGTGTGGATGCCAACGGAAAGTGTCGCACCACTCCGGCTTCTCCAAAAATCGGCACACCTCCGTGTGGTACGCGCCTGTGCCGTACCCCACGATCGGGCGTTCTGCCATCATCTTCGGCACGGTTCGGTAGTTGTAAGCCCGGTGCCCAATGGACGACATCACATCCACATCGCGCTTGGCAAATTCTGTCCAACCCAAAGCAATCCGCTCACGCATCACACTCGACGACGCCAGCACCCCAGCCACCAATAGCACCAGCACCGGCAAACCGATCCACAGCTTTTTGCCGCCCCAGCGCACCAACATCCAGGACACCAGGCCAGCCAACAGCAACACCACCCCTGTTCGACCCGAAGACAAATGGGTGATGCTGACCACCCCCAACGCCGCCACAAGCAACCAAACAAGACTCATTCGGCCAAGCCACGGGCGCTGCACTTTGGTCAAAGCAAACACTACCAAAAAAGACACCATCACGTTTTGCGTGATGTAGTCACCAAACACATGGTGCGACAAACCCCAACCAGGCGTCTTGGTCGTTGACCAAGGCAACACAAACCAAACATTCAGCCAAGTGGACACCACGATAAACAGCATGGCCCCCACAAACGCCCACAACGCTCTTTTTTGCCACAGCGGAAACCGCGCCAACAACAGCATCAGCAAAACTGCATAAGCAAACTTGGCGTATTTGCCTAAATTAACAGACACCCAATGCCAAGGTGCAGGGGTGTAAAGCGTGCCAACCAGCACCATGCCAAACAATGCCATCAGCCAAATCGCCGGCCAGCTCCAGGCATCACGCTTCAAATAAACGCTGCTAAATGTGACTGCAAACCCGATCAACACCAACAGCAACACCACATTCGACAGCGCCATGGCCACCGGGAACAACAAAAACAGCGCAGGCACCAGCCACCCCAAAGCCACCTTTGTCTTTTGCCTGATCGCGATCATTAGATATCCTTTTTATCAACACTCTATTATCAACTTGTGGCCAAGCGCGTCTGTCTTCGACTGGTATGAATACCCGCATGCGCGGCTATGTAAGATCTCATGTCACCCCCGACTCGATCGGGGGGGTCCATACCTGCCCACTTCGACTGGCATGCGCATGTGTGACAAGATGGTGTTCCACCCTAACTGTGGGCATTAGCCCCTGCGGCCGAATGCCTGCACTGGCTCCACCCAACAGTCGGGAGCAGGGGCTCGCTCCCACTACATTCGTCACCCCCGACCTGGTCACCGCGTCACCCGATAAACCCCCAACCCCAGCCACTCGTGCAAAACCGTCTGCCACAGCAGCAAGCTGCGCGCCAATGAATACTCGGTCCAAGGCGTGGCGTCGCCTGTTCTGAAATCCACCGGATACGGCGTTACCTCGCACCCGACTGCTTCAAACTCGGGCACAGACCGGGGCATGTGCCAAGCCGAAGTCACCAGCAGCCACGGCTCTTGGCAACGCTTGCCCAGCAACGCGGCCACCTGCAAAGCATTTTCTCGGGTGGTGCGCGAGCCGCTTTCCAAAATGACTCGGCGCATGTCCACACCCTGCTGCTCATAAAACGCCTTGGCCAATTCGGCCTCACTCACGCCCGTGACCAGCAAGCGCCCCTCACCACCAGAAAAAACCAGTTGCAACTGCGCATGCTGCCGCATCAGCCCCACCGGCACAGACATGCGCTCAGCCGCTTGACCCAAAGGCACCTGACCATGTGCCAAATAAATGCCGGGGTGCTCAGTGGCACCGCCCAACACAATCACACCCACATGCCGACCGACAACCTCTGGGGGCGGCACGGGGTATCGGTTTTCCAGCGGACGCAAGAGCGCGTGTGGCAAAGCCTCAAAACCCAAGAGCCCCAGCACCGCCAAACCGCCCCACAGCATGCGAACAGCCCCCCGCCGCCAACGCGCAGAACCACTCAACAACCCCAGAGCCACACTCCACCACACAGCCAACCAAAACATGGGCTGCGTGATGGCTGACATCAATTTGGACAAAATAAACATGTCGACCTTTTCAAAGCTCTTAAACAACAAAAGAGCCTCTCGGCTCTTTTGTGATCAAACAATTGGGATCTGAACCCAATTAATGGGCAAGGCCACTGCACTCATCGGCATCACCGTTTTCATGATCGTTTTGAGGGCAGACTGCTCGGCTACTTTCAGGTCATAACTTTGCTGCAAATTGAGCCACGACTGCGCATCTCCGCCAAAGTAGCGTGCCAAGCGCAAAGCCGTATCTGGGGTTACGCCGCGCCGACACAAGTCAATGTCGTTGACGCCAGACGGCGTCAAATGCAATGCCTTGGCCAATGCATTGACACTCAAGCCCAAGGGTACGAGGTACTCCTCCTTGAGGAGTTCCCCTGGGTGAATGGCGCACATTTGATTTTTCATAAAAACTCCAAATTTAATGGTAGTCCACGATTGCGACATTCATCGGGCCACGTTCAGTCCAAACAAAACAAATTCGGAACTGATCGTTCACCCTGATTCTGTGCTGACCCGCACGATCACGGCGTAAAGCCTCTAACCTATTACCAGGTGGTGACCGCAAAAAATCAAGCGTAGCGGCACTGTCAAGCATTTGTAGCTTGCGCTCAACAACCGTTTTCATCGCATTGAACCGCTTAACCCTTGCACCATCAAAAAGCGCCCGGGTGTCAGCGCAGGCAAATGAGATGATCATGTTTGAATTTCATACCGATGCTCGGTAAGCAGCTACCGACCAAAAGCCTCAGGCAATGTCTTTTTACAGCCCCACAAACATCAAAGGAGCCCAAGGCTCCTTTTCTGCAAAAAATTTGTATCTGACCCCAATAAATTCTTGGATGCCCATACCCTGCGGCCGAATGCCTGCAAGCCCCCTCATCAAGCCGTTCCTGCGCTCTCCATCCACACCCAATCCACAACCTCGCCAACGGGCTGATAGTCTGGCACCAGATCCTTGAGCAGGGTACGGATCAGGAGCACGTTGTTGGCGTCCAGAGCCAAACCCAAGTCATACAGCTTGGCCTGCAATTCATCCCACGGCACAAAGTCCTCGTGGGCTTTCTTCACAACCAAAAGCAACAAACTAGCCCCAAAGCTGCTGATGTTTAGCACTTGGTGAGCACGGTCATAAAGATCATTTCCGAATGCCAGCTGCACTAGCCTCTTCGACCGCGTCCTCAATCTGGTGGCGGTTCACGATTCACCGCTAGCGATGTGCATAACCGTTCGGATTCATCTTCTGCCACCGCCAGGCATCGCGCATCATTTCGTCCAAACCGCGTTTGGCCTTCCATCCGAGCTCTTGCTCAGCTTTTGTGGGGTCGGCGTAGCAGGTCGCAATGTCCCCGGGACGGCGTGGAGCTATCCGATACGACACTTTGCGGTCACTCGCGGCTTCGAATGCCCGCACCATTTCTAGCACGCTGTAGCCTTGTCCGGTTCCTAAATTCCACACATGGGCACCCGTACGGGTTTGTAGAGCGTCCAAGGCCCGCAAGTGCCCCTCGGCCAAATCCACAACATGTATGTAGTCACGCACGCCGGTGCCATCGGGCGTGGGGTAGTCATTACCAAACACCGCCAACTCGGGAAGCTTGCCCACGGCCACCTGCGCCACATAAGGCAACAGATTATTGGGTACCCCGTTGGGGTCTTCGCCAATCAGGCCGCTTTCGTGGGCACCCACAGGGTTAAAATAGCGCAAAATGGCAATACGCCAGCGCGGGTCTGAAGCGGCCAAATCACGCAGCATGTCTTCCACCATCAACTTGCTGCGGCCATATGGGTTGGTTTGGTGACCCACAGGGCAAGCCTCTGAAATGGGCATTTGAGCTGGCTCGCCATACACCGTAGCCGATGAGCTGAACACCACGTTAAACACACCCGCATCGGCACAAGCCTCTAAGAGTGTTCGGCTGCCGTGCATGTTGTTATCGTAATAACGCAGGGGCTGAGCCACACTTTCGCTCACGGCCTTTAGACCTGCAAAGTGAAGTACCGCATCAATTGCGTGTTCAGCAAATAGTTTATATAACAAAGCCGGATCGCGAATATCACCCAGTACAAAATAGGCTGTGCTACCAGAGATTGACCAGACGCGAGTCAACGACTCTGTTGTGCTATTACACAAGTTATCCAAGACAACAACATCATGTCCAGCTTGCAGCAAAGCCAACACTGAGTGTGAGCCAATAAAACCAGAACCACCAGTAACCAATATTTTTTTCAGCATTTAAACCTAAAATGTATGCTTTCAGAAGGATTAAAATTTAATTTCATTCAGAAAAATTGCCCTACCTTACCAAGGTTCTTCCAAGTAATTGCACGAGCAGCATCAATGAAAGAAAAACCACAGATGCGCAAAGCACGCCAATCTTCTTTGGTTTTATGTACGAGTGCGTTCATTGATTTGTTGCTGGCACCACCCATGCGCATTTTTACAAACACCTCAGGAACATAAACAGCCTTAAAGCCGGGATGAGAAAAAAGCTGCAAAATACTTAAATAGTCAGCAGATATTTTGTAACTCATATCAAACCCGCCGATCCGCGCATACCACTCTCGGCGCACATACAAAGTGGGATGAGCAGGCATCCAGCCCCAAACCAAATCGCGCTGATTAAATGGCTTACTTTTCCACCGGCGAATCACCTTACTGACATCGTCTTGGCTCACATACTCCAAATCGCCATATACAGCACAAACTGTGGGATCCTCAAATGCTTTAGCCACTTTTAAAAGCACATCATTTGAAGCATACAAGTCATCGGCATGCAAAAAGCCTACTACATCGCCAGTAGCCAGCAGAACACCTTTATTGAGTGCGTCGTAAATACCTTTATCAGGCTCGCTTTTAAATATGGCTTTTGAATCTAAATTTTGCTTGGCAAGATCGATCGTTCCATCCGTGCTAGCCCCATCCACAATCACATGCTGTTTGCTTTGAAAGGCTTGTTGGCTTATGGATTCCAAACAATCGGGAAGTGTCTTCGCGCAATTCCAAGTGGCGGTTACAACAGAAATAGAAATATTACTACTCATTCATTGTACTAAGTTTGTTATCGATCCAAGTACACAGCCTTGGTTTTTTGAACGGTTTGAAACCAGTCAAATTGCGCAACCCGCTCTATTCCGCGACGAACAGCATCCTCACGCACTGCTCCAGAAATAAAAGTACTTAACGCAGTAGCGTAGGACTCGCCAGTTTGGCTATCAGCGTAAAGCGCCGCGGTACCCCCAACCTCTGGCAATGAAGACAGAGCAGCTGAAACGACAGGACATCCACAGGCCATCGCCTCAAGAATTGGCAGGCCAAAACCCTCATAATCTGAAGGAAAGATAAATGCAAACGCAGACGAATACAGCCGCCGCAAATCTGTGGTGGAAACCGGGCCGAATTCTTGCCAGCGGTTCCCCAATCGCATTACTAAGAGGGTGCGCTCATCATCCGTGAGTGTAGGTCCGACAATGCCGAGGGAAAGGCGAGGCGATTGCCGAACTGCTTCAACAGCTAGATCGAAACGCTTGTATCCCCCGCGTTGGCCCACAAACAGCACTGTTTGTTCGTTGGTGTTAGGTGAGCTTGTAGACTCCTGATAAAATGTTTCCACATCTACACCAAGATGAATAACATGCAACTTCGATGTGTCCACTCCGGGGCAAAACTCAATAACGTCCTGTCGGGTCGATTCCGAGATGCATAGCACTGCATCGGCCCGCCTAATGCTAGCCAACTTTTGCTTCGTATGAACGAAACGCGCCAATCCAGTTCGGTAGCGCTCGTACGTGAAGTCGTAGACCGATACAACATACTTTCCAACACGGTGACGTGGTAGTCGGTAGTAGGAGGTGTGGAGTACACCGCCATCGCCAGCCGTCCTCGCAGGAAGATAACGCCCGATTCTCGCATCAAGCTTCTCGCCCAGCACCGGCATCCGTTGTAACCAGGCTGTATCAAAATCGCGATAGGTCAGATGCTTCGGAAGGACGAGGCTACCAGCCAGTGCAGGATCGACACTAACGTGTTCCACGAGTTTTGCCCAATAGTTTGAGATCCCTCCAAAGCGTTGAAGACCGAAAATGATGCAGTCCAGTGTGATCAGATATCCGCTAGTCATGTGAGGGAATCAATAAAGTTCTAGTGATGATGTACGTCGAGAAGGAAAAGAAACAAAAATATCAATAGCCTCAGCATTC encodes:
- a CDS encoding glycosyltransferase family 1 protein, which produces MTSGYLITLDCIIFGLQRFGGISNYWAKLVEHVSVDPALAGSLVLPKHLTYRDFDTAWLQRMPVLGEKLDARIGRYLPARTAGDGGVLHTSYYRLPRHRVGKYVVSVYDFTYERYRTGLARFVHTKQKLASIRRADAVLCISESTRQDVIEFCPGVDTSKLHVIHLGVDVETFYQESTSSPNTNEQTVLFVGQRGGYKRFDLAVEAVRQSPRLSLGIVGPTLTDDERTLLVMRLGNRWQEFGPVSTTDLRRLYSSAFAFIFPSDYEGFGLPILEAMACGCPVVSAALSSLPEVGGTAALYADSQTGESYATALSTFISGAVREDAVRRGIERVAQFDWFQTVQKTKAVYLDR
- a CDS encoding glycosyltransferase family 2 protein yields the protein MSSNISISVVTATWNCAKTLPDCLESISQQAFQSKQHVIVDGASTDGTIDLAKQNLDSKAIFKSEPDKGIYDALNKGVLLATGDVVGFLHADDLYASNDVLLKVAKAFEDPTVCAVYGDLEYVSQDDVSKVIRRWKSKPFNQRDLVWGWMPAHPTLYVRREWYARIGGFDMSYKISADYLSILQLFSHPGFKAVYVPEVFVKMRMGGASNKSMNALVHKTKEDWRALRICGFSFIDAARAITWKNLGKVGQFF